The following coding sequences are from one Arachis hypogaea cultivar Tifrunner chromosome 7, arahy.Tifrunner.gnm2.J5K5, whole genome shotgun sequence window:
- the LOC112702830 gene encoding cell division control protein 6 homolog B: MPAIADPSTPNTHKRKLRSHAPPRAESPSPSPPKWKSPRPSAIASPHSAANGNEIVADENQGVLRKPDLVKSLWNLKDGEQLRVVKEALHLATAPSAVVCREEEQDMVLGFCKSCIEHEKAGSLYICGCPGTGKSLSMEKVKEALHNWAKEEGFPLPDVLSVNCTSLANTSDIFTKILGLSQSRGRRVLATPLQQLQNMYSQKSSTRNMMLIVADELDYLITRDRAVLHDLFMLTTFPFARCILIGVANAIDLADRFLPRLTSLNCKPTVVTFRAYSKDQILRILEERLNELPYTVFQRQALELCARKVAAASGDMRKALCICRSAIEMLEAEVRESVCNLNTPLEEKSSSEQNMATVSDPMKKQEFDIVRIDHMARALSKTYRSPVVDTIQSLPHHQQIILCSSMKHFRGSKKDTILGELYKSYSELCKSSLIPPTGILEFSNMCRVLNDQGLIKLGPSREDKLKRVTPKVDEADITFALQGIRFFRNCLQ; encoded by the exons ATGCCTGCAATTGCTGATCCTTCCACTCCTAACACCCACAAGCGCAAGTTAAGATCTCACGCGCCGCCACGCGCCGAATCTCCTTCCCCTTCCCCACCGAAATGGAAGTCGCCCCGCCCATCTGCTATTGCCAGCCCCCATTCTGCTGCAAAT GGTAATGAAATTGTTGCTGATGAAAATCAAGGTGTATTGCGGAAACCTGACCTTGTGAAATCCCTTTGGAATCTGAAAG ATGGTGAGCAATTGAGAGTGGTGAAGGAGGCATTGCACCTTGCAACTGCACCTTCCGCGGTTGTGTGTCGAGAAGAGGAGCAGGATATGGTTTTGGGGTTCTGCAAATCCTGCATTGAGCATGAGAAGGCTGGGAGCTTGTACATATGCGGGTGCCCTGGAACTGGAAAATCGTTGTCTATGGAGAAAGTGAAAGAGGCTTTACACAATTGGGCAAAAGAG GAAGGTTTTCCACTGCCAGATGTTTTATCAGTAAATTGTACATCCCTTGCCAATACATCAGATATTTTCACCAAG ATACTTGGGTTAAGCCAATCACGGGGAAGAAGGGTTTTGGCAACACCCTTGCAACAACTTCAGAACATGTATTCACAGAAATCTTCTACCAGGAATATGAT GTTGATAGTTGCTGATGAGTTAGATTACCTAATAACCAGAGACCGGGCTGTGCTCCATGACCTTTTCATGCTTACCACCTTCCCATTTGCCAGATGTATATTAATAG GGGTAGCAAATGCTATTGACCTAGCTGATCGATTTCTTCCAAGGCTTACATCTCTAAATT GCAAGCCTACTGTTGTAACTTTTCGTGCCTACTCTAAAGATCAAATCCTTAGGATTCTTGAAGAAAGGCTAAAT GAACTTCCTTACACTGTCTTTCAACGTCAAGCACTGGAACTATGTGCTAGG AAAGTTGCTGCAGCTTCTGGGGATATGCGGAAAGCTCTTTGCATTTGTAG GAGTGCGATAGAGATGCTAGAAGCTGAAGTTAGAGAATCTGTATGCAATTTGAATACTCCATTGGAAGAGAAATCATCCTCTGAACAAAATATGGCTACAGTTTCTGATCCCATGAAGaaacaagaatttgatatt GTAAGGATTGATCATATGGCTCGTGCTTTGTCAAAGACATATAGATCACCAGTGGTGGATACTATACAATCGTTGCCACATCATCAACAG ATTATACTTTGCTCGTCCATGAAACATTTCCGTGGATCTAAGAAGGATACAATCCTTGGAGAG CTGTATAAATCTTACTCTGAGTTATGCAAATCATCATTGATTCCCCCAACAGGAATCTTGGAATTCTCAAACATGTGCAGAGTGCTTAATGACCAG GGGCTCATTAAACTAGGACCATCACGAGAGGATAAATTGAAAAGGGTAACACCAAAAGTTGACGAGGCTGATATTACATTTGCATTGCAG GGAATCCGATTTTTTAGAAATTGTCTTCAATGA